One segment of Mycolicibacterium sp. YH-1 DNA contains the following:
- a CDS encoding TetR/AcrR family transcriptional regulator translates to MAARTHSVDPRAERVRTLLRDAAFALAHERPVDQITVADLVARAGVSRQVFYQHFTDRDDAVASAFTLTFAAATADIDGEPRSRILRIFDLAAEHRAMYHNVVPSAVTQRVVAAFRAELLPACEELARQGMPVVGSIPGLSPEAVSRFLVGGFQEVLRSWMEEPPGSEHTTDLRGRVTAALDTVDALLTRAATMN, encoded by the coding sequence ATGGCCGCACGAACGCACAGCGTGGACCCCCGCGCCGAACGCGTCCGCACCCTGTTGCGGGACGCGGCATTCGCACTGGCCCATGAACGACCCGTCGACCAGATCACCGTCGCCGATCTGGTGGCGCGTGCCGGAGTCAGCAGGCAGGTCTTCTACCAGCACTTCACTGACCGCGACGATGCGGTCGCCTCGGCGTTCACCCTGACCTTCGCCGCTGCGACCGCCGATATCGACGGCGAGCCCCGGTCACGGATCCTGCGGATCTTCGACCTGGCCGCCGAACACCGCGCGATGTATCACAACGTCGTGCCCAGCGCGGTGACACAACGGGTGGTGGCGGCATTCCGCGCCGAACTCCTGCCCGCCTGCGAGGAGCTTGCCCGCCAGGGCATGCCCGTCGTCGGCTCCATTCCGGGTCTCTCGCCGGAGGCGGTCAGTCGATTCCTCGTCGGCGGCTTCCAGGAGGTTCTGCGGTCCTGGATGGAGGAGCCTCCGGGCTCCGAGCACACCACCGATCTTCGTGGCAGGGTGACCGCTGCGCTCGACACCGTCGACGCACTGCTCACTCGCGCCGCGACCATGAACTGA
- a CDS encoding DUF5701 family protein, whose amino-acid sequence MRATLPDLPTQANRLIDLGVHRLMGWPANRLRAAAEPIGGQASLLVVHPDLVPASALAPLVCHDDKPGFVVADMTDVDEFTSVAPLPDSPLYLIDDLDRGDDMANWSPDEAAPAIASAGRTALTLTEGLHWLLQCPDVLERGHCYMTIGSRKRKPTGALDTRTPAIWISNGTGRDGSDRRDAPKVGWCWAGNRHTWLGFASASTRTPVAQA is encoded by the coding sequence GTGCGAGCAACCCTGCCGGACCTGCCGACTCAAGCGAATCGACTCATCGATCTTGGGGTGCACCGCCTCATGGGATGGCCGGCGAACCGGCTGCGCGCCGCCGCCGAACCCATTGGGGGACAGGCGTCGCTGCTCGTCGTTCACCCCGATCTGGTGCCAGCCTCGGCCCTCGCACCGCTGGTGTGCCACGACGACAAGCCCGGGTTCGTGGTCGCCGACATGACCGATGTCGACGAGTTCACCTCGGTGGCACCGCTGCCTGATTCGCCGCTGTACCTGATCGACGATCTCGATCGGGGCGATGACATGGCCAACTGGAGCCCGGACGAGGCGGCCCCCGCCATTGCCTCGGCAGGCCGGACCGCCCTCACGCTGACCGAGGGCCTGCACTGGCTGCTGCAGTGCCCCGACGTCCTTGAGCGTGGGCACTGCTACATGACCATCGGCTCACGCAAGCGCAAGCCCACCGGCGCACTCGACACCCGAACGCCGGCGATCTGGATCAGCAACGGCACCGGTCGCGACGGCTCCGACCGGCGTGATGCGCCGAAGGTGGGGTGGTGCTGGGCAGGCAACCGGCACACCTGGCTGGGATTCGCCTCGGCATCCACCCGCACGCCGGTCGCGCAGGCGTGA
- a CDS encoding tetratricopeptide repeat protein: MTITAAPIEMEPYYDLGSHHRPVDTTSPEAQVWFGRGMVWAFAFNHEESIRCFERALALDPGLAIARWGIAYAVGPNYNKAWEAFDPVDLADSLARARDELDQARRGRASVLELELIEALSARFPTADPADAAALTAGHAGYAEAMSALAAAHPDDIDVQALAADALLNVTAWALWDTGTGEPAPGSRVVEAVRILDTALATPAGREHPGILHLYLHAMEMSAHPETALPAADLLRGLVPDAGHLQHMPSHIDVLCGDYRSSIIANQIAVQADRRFVEREGPLNFYSLYRAHDLHFVVYSAMFEGQFRLALQAADELAAQLTPELLAVESPPMADWLEAFVGLRIHVLVRFGKWDELIAEPLPLDEALYCTTTAIVRYGRGVAQAAKGEMAKAWAEREAFAAAYARVPDSRYLFNNTSRDILAVAAAMLDGEIAYREGDFDAAFAALRQATALDDQLPYDEPWGWMTPTRHALGALLLEQGHVEEAARVYAEDLGLDPTLARCCQHPGNVWSLHGYHECLRRLGRDDEAGIIERQLEVAAARADTPIRASCACRLEVADGCC, from the coding sequence ATGACGATCACAGCAGCACCGATCGAGATGGAGCCGTACTACGACCTCGGGTCACATCACCGACCGGTTGACACCACCTCGCCCGAGGCGCAGGTGTGGTTCGGGCGAGGCATGGTGTGGGCGTTCGCGTTCAACCACGAGGAGTCGATTCGGTGTTTCGAGCGCGCCCTGGCACTGGACCCCGGCCTCGCGATTGCGCGCTGGGGCATCGCGTATGCGGTCGGCCCGAACTACAACAAGGCCTGGGAGGCCTTCGATCCCGTCGACCTGGCCGACTCGTTGGCCCGGGCACGCGACGAGCTGGACCAGGCCCGCCGGGGCCGGGCTTCGGTGCTGGAACTCGAGCTGATCGAAGCGCTGTCGGCGCGCTTCCCCACCGCTGATCCCGCCGACGCCGCCGCGCTCACCGCGGGGCACGCCGGCTACGCCGAGGCGATGTCGGCGCTGGCGGCGGCCCATCCCGACGACATCGACGTGCAGGCGCTGGCGGCCGACGCACTGCTCAACGTCACGGCATGGGCGTTGTGGGACACCGGGACCGGTGAACCCGCTCCTGGTTCCCGGGTTGTCGAGGCGGTACGGATCCTGGACACCGCGCTCGCCACGCCTGCAGGTCGCGAACATCCCGGCATCCTGCATCTCTACCTGCACGCAATGGAGATGTCGGCTCACCCGGAGACCGCGCTACCCGCCGCCGACCTGTTGCGCGGACTGGTCCCCGACGCGGGCCATCTGCAGCACATGCCGAGCCACATCGACGTGCTGTGTGGCGACTATCGCAGCTCGATCATCGCGAATCAGATTGCTGTACAAGCGGATCGCCGGTTCGTCGAACGGGAGGGGCCGCTCAACTTCTACTCGCTGTACCGGGCACACGATCTTCACTTCGTGGTCTACTCGGCGATGTTCGAGGGCCAGTTCCGGCTCGCCCTGCAGGCCGCCGACGAACTCGCGGCACAGCTGACGCCCGAGCTGCTGGCCGTCGAGTCACCGCCGATGGCCGACTGGCTAGAGGCATTCGTGGGATTGCGGATTCACGTTCTGGTTCGGTTCGGCAAGTGGGACGAGCTGATCGCCGAACCCCTACCCCTTGACGAGGCCCTGTACTGCACCACCACCGCGATCGTCCGGTATGGCCGCGGTGTCGCCCAGGCCGCCAAGGGCGAAATGGCCAAGGCGTGGGCCGAACGGGAGGCCTTCGCCGCCGCATATGCGCGTGTCCCGGACAGCCGCTACCTGTTCAACAACACCAGCCGGGACATCCTGGCCGTCGCCGCGGCGATGCTGGACGGTGAGATCGCCTACCGGGAGGGCGATTTCGATGCGGCGTTCGCGGCGCTGCGCCAGGCCACAGCGCTGGACGACCAGCTCCCGTACGACGAACCGTGGGGCTGGATGACCCCAACGAGACACGCCCTCGGCGCGCTGCTTCTCGAGCAGGGCCACGTCGAGGAGGCCGCCCGCGTCTACGCCGAGGATCTCGGGCTGGACCCGACGCTGGCGCGGTGCTGTCAGCACCCGGGCAACGTGTGGAGCCTGCACGGCTACCACGAATGCCTGCGACGGCTGGGCCGCGATGACGAGGCGGGCATCATCGAACGGCAGCTCGAGGTGGCGGCGGCCCGCGCCGACACGCCGATCCGGGCCTCGTGCG
- a CDS encoding PaaI family thioesterase, which yields MVEFTVDNLSAAEVERLRGIYGPLAESVRELIDATIRTEVDADTVATARAEIEAATARLRDRQIDGPYGVRISENGLMPWGNPVIGLRNPIAPPLVIHRAPDGSVFCDFHLGGPYEGPPGHVHGGISALVLDHLLGEAASDGTSPRLTGTISMRYLRTTPLGDLHAEARIVRTEGIKTYAVGQLSDADGVTVEAEGVFITPKWAR from the coding sequence ATGGTTGAGTTCACCGTTGACAACCTCAGTGCGGCAGAGGTCGAACGCCTCCGCGGTATCTATGGACCACTGGCCGAGTCGGTCCGCGAACTCATCGACGCAACCATTCGCACCGAGGTCGACGCCGATACCGTTGCGACCGCGAGGGCCGAGATCGAGGCAGCCACCGCCAGGCTGCGCGACCGCCAGATCGACGGCCCCTACGGTGTGCGGATTTCGGAGAATGGCCTGATGCCCTGGGGGAACCCGGTGATCGGGCTGCGTAATCCGATCGCGCCGCCGCTGGTGATACACCGGGCACCCGACGGTTCGGTGTTCTGCGACTTCCACCTGGGCGGCCCCTATGAGGGCCCGCCCGGGCACGTCCACGGCGGGATCTCGGCACTGGTCCTCGACCACCTGTTGGGTGAGGCTGCCAGCGATGGGACATCGCCGCGCCTGACCGGCACCATCTCGATGCGCTACCTCCGCACCACCCCACTCGGCGATCTGCACGCCGAGGCGAGAATCGTTCGCACCGAGGGGATCAAGACCTACGCGGTCGGCCAGCTCTCGGACGCCGACGGCGTCACCGTGGAGGCCGAGGGGGTTTTCATCACGCCGAAGTGGGCCCGCTGA